The segment GGCCCAGAATTCGCGCGCGAGCACCGACTTCACCTCGGCCAGGTCGAACGCGTGTCCGAGTTCCGCCTGCAGCGAGGTGATGCCGCCCTCTGCCGGACTGATGCCGCACGGGACGATCCCTTGGAAGTGCGCGAGGTTCGCGTTCACGTTGAGCGCGAAGCCGTGGTAGGCGACCCAGCGCTTTACCGCGACCCCGATGGCGGCGATCTTGCGCGGGCCGACCCAGATGCCGGTCTTGCCGACCCGGCGCGAAGCGGCGAGCCCGAGCGTGCCGACGCTGTTGATCAAGACCTGTTCGAGAAAACGCAGGTAGGCGTGCAGATCCTTGTGCGCGGCGAGCGAGACGATCGGGTAGCCGACGATCTGCCCCGGCCCGTGATAGGTGATGTCGCCGCCGCGGTTGGTTTTCACGACCTCCACGCCCTCGCGCGCGAGCTGCTCCTCGTTCCACACCAGATGGCTCTCGGCGCCGGCACGCAGACCGGTGGTGAAAACCGGTTCGTGTTCGGTGAACACCAGGGTGTCCGGGATCTCGCCGGCGATTCGGCGCGCGACGAATTCGTCCTGCCGGGCCCACGCTTCGGCGTAGCGGGTGCGGCCCCAATCGACGACGGCGCCCGCGGCCGCGGTGGAGAGGATGCTGGATTGAGTCATCTTCGCGAAAGTGCGGCAGATCGTCGGCCGCGCAAGTCGTCAGAGCGACCCGAGCGCGCCGCACAGGTGAAACGGCGTCCCGCCGCGCTGAAGGGGACCAGAGACCAAGCCGCCGGGGCTGGCGGGCTCAACCGGGTACGCGAACCTTACACCAGCCCCATCGCTGCAACACCTACGGCGGCGGTGAGCCCGAGCACGAGCGCGATGCGCCAGCGGATACCCGGTGAACCGATACTGATCGCGAGTCCCGCTTTGAGCAGCGTATTGCTCACGGCGGCTAGCGTGACCGCCCGGACGGCCAGATCCTGCGGGGTGGCGTCGCGCATTTGCGCAATCGAAAGCGAGATCGCGTCCATGTCGGTCAGGCCGGAGACGAACGACAGCGGTAGCAAGCCCTTGGTGAGTCCAAGTTGTGGCGCCGCCTTCACGAGAAAAGCGATGACGGCATACAGCACGGCGAATTTGATCGCGGTGGAAAGTCCGAGCGGATTGCGCAGTGCCACCGGGTCGCCGTGGACCTTGCCGGGACGGCGCCGCCACCAGACGAGCGCCGCGTAAAGGACTCCAGGCACCGCCATCAGCGAGAGCGGCAGAACCAAGCGTTGTGCAAATTCGCGGTTGATGAACGCGATTACCACGACGACGCGCGGCAGCATCACCGTGCAGGCGATGATCACGGCGAGGGCGTAGTGCTGGGACAGCGCCGGATCAGTCTTGCTGCGCCGGCTGAATGCGAGCGTGCTCGCGGTGCTCGAGGCCAGTCCGCCGAACAGACTCGTGGCCACGATGCCCGCGCCGGTGCCCAGCATCCGTATCGCGATGTAGCCGGCGAAGCCGAGCCCGGAAATCAGCACCACCATGAGCCAGGTCGAGAACGGGTTGAACGCGTCGAACGGACCCATCGCGCGATTCGGCACCAGCGGGAGAATCACACCCGTGATCGCCACAAACTGCAACGTGCCGCGAATGTCGTCTTGGGTGAACGCGCGCGTCCAGGCGTGCAGCGGCTGCTTGCTGCCGACGAGCACCATCGTCGTCGCGGCGACGAGCACGGCACCGGGCAGTTCCTGCCAATAGACCAGACTGCCCGCGAGCACGGTGAGCAGGGTGGAGGCGAAGGTGGTGCCGCCAGGACGGGCGCCGGGTGGCGCGTTGAACTTCGCCACGATCTGCTGGGTGCCCACGAGCAGGAACACCACGGCGAGCAGCACCGGTGAAGTCTGCTCGCTGGCGAAGGCGCCGACGCACCCAAGCATCGCCCAGAACGTGAACGTGCGCACGCCGCCGAAGTCGACGTCGGCGGCCTTGGCCGACTGATCGCTCCACTGGCGGATCAGTCCGACAAGCGCGCCGAGACATGCGCTGGCAACAATGGCGATGAGCAGCGGGGGCATGACGGCGAGGATGGGGAGCGCGCAGGCGGTGCGCAAGCGACGAGCGCTGACGCGGATCCGCGCGGCGCATTGCTTTTCCGACATGGGCGGGACGCCCATGCCACCGTGGCACGGGCGTCCCGCCCGTGAGCCTGTGCCGTGCGAGGGCCTAATTTCCGTTTGCCCAACGCACCGGCGACCCACAGCCTGCGGGGTTTCATGAGCGAAATTCCCACTGACATCTCCCACGACCAGCATGCGGTGCGACGCCAGAAGCTTGCGGACATGCGCGCGGCCGGGACCGATCCGTTTCGCGCGGCCATCGCGCCCACCCACTTTTCGGCCGATGCCAAAGCGCTCTACGTCGACGGCCAGGATT is part of the Opitutus terrae PB90-1 genome and harbors:
- the lipB gene encoding lipoyl(octanoyl) transferase LipB, encoding MTQSSILSTAAAGAVVDWGRTRYAEAWARQDEFVARRIAGEIPDTLVFTEHEPVFTTGLRAGAESHLVWNEEQLAREGVEVVKTNRGGDITYHGPGQIVGYPIVSLAAHKDLHAYLRFLEQVLINSVGTLGLAASRRVGKTGIWVGPRKIAAIGVAVKRWVAYHGFALNVNANLAHFQGIVPCGISPAEGGITSLQAELGHAFDLAEVKSVLAREFWAEWSRFVTPPAAATAPTKAG
- a CDS encoding MgtC/SapB family protein encodes the protein MPPLLIAIVASACLGALVGLIRQWSDQSAKAADVDFGGVRTFTFWAMLGCVGAFASEQTSPVLLAVVFLLVGTQQIVAKFNAPPGARPGGTTFASTLLTVLAGSLVYWQELPGAVLVAATTMVLVGSKQPLHAWTRAFTQDDIRGTLQFVAITGVILPLVPNRAMGPFDAFNPFSTWLMVVLISGLGFAGYIAIRMLGTGAGIVATSLFGGLASSTASTLAFSRRSKTDPALSQHYALAVIIACTVMLPRVVVVIAFINREFAQRLVLPLSLMAVPGVLYAALVWWRRRPGKVHGDPVALRNPLGLSTAIKFAVLYAVIAFLVKAAPQLGLTKGLLPLSFVSGLTDMDAISLSIAQMRDATPQDLAVRAVTLAAVSNTLLKAGLAISIGSPGIRWRIALVLGLTAAVGVAAMGLV